A genomic region of Oncorhynchus mykiss isolate Arlee chromosome 4, USDA_OmykA_1.1, whole genome shotgun sequence contains the following coding sequences:
- the ttll2 gene encoding probable tubulin polyglutamylase TTLL2, whose protein sequence is MVLLFFIEGSDGCFPGMANASVCGQTPLVFRLHEGAPELVREVLLERGWEEYDEQGQEEGGWNLYWRTSAFHNSDYENILPWQRLNHHPKTVGITRKDCLARNLKRMRGTFGSGLYNFSPTTFILPNDYTRFLAEYTKHRLKNGGRSGYWICKPVDLSRGRGIFIFEDIRDLVYDSSVIVQRYISNPLLISGYKFDLRIYVCVKSFQPLIIYMHQEGMVRFATEKYNLTSLDNLYSHLTNTSINKFGPFYTTDKERVGQGCKWTMSKFRCFLHSQGINELFLWQKINNIVTLTLLTIAPSVPSSPNSVELFGFDILIDAKYKPWLLEVNYSPALTIDCQVDVTVKKVLLNDLVDLMNYKSMDSVRQRGYLKQKYKRPCYLGSQSLRSPVLPKSTCEHHPGNKKSHSIHSTFSDSMRYFPSVEMNRIRTARNSISNTKGSALNPILIPHSKTAAVTGNRKTHPVLSQMTEAIQWSEVSDIESEFDDRNLSTRVSPWQASRQPAGGCCKLPAIHIQKYKTPKFPWDPKSQDKSTPPLRVGDFILTFPFNEVTLKASWDKLNVKTAVHEVHKLISQLASGCSHKQKRGTEDELDKCKEKKDFGSLFWGPTNPPLLSECHLSN, encoded by the coding sequence ATGGTACTGTTGTTTTTTATTGAAGGATCAGACGGTTGTTTTCCTGGTATGGCCAACGCAAGTGTGTGTGGCCAAACACCCCTGGTGTTCCGGCTACACGAGGGAGCCCCAGAGCTGGTGAGAGAGGTGCTGCtggagagaggctgggaggagTATGATGAGCAGGGGCAGGAGGAGGGAGGCTGGAACCTCTACTGGCGCACCTCAGCCTTCCACAACTCAGACTATGAGAACATACTGCCATGGCAGAGACTCAACCATCACCCCAAGACTGTGGGCATCACCCGCAAGGATTGCCTGGCCAGAAACCTGAAGAGAATGAGAGGGACGTTCGGCTCGGGTCTTTACAACTTCAGCCCGACAACTTTCATCCTCCCCAATGATTACACCAGGTTTCTGGCAGAGTACACCAAGCATCGTTTGAAGAATGGAGGCAGGTCGGGGTATTGGATCTGCAAGCCAGTGGATCTATCAAGAGGCAGGGGCATCTTTATCTTTGAGGACATCAGAGACTTGGTGTATGACTCCTCAGTGATCGTTCAGAGATACATCAGCAATCCTCTCCTCATCTCAGGGTACAAATTTGACCTTCGGATCTATGTTTGTGTGAAAAGTTTTCAGCCCCTCATCATCTACATGCATCAGGAGGGAATGGTACGCTTTGCGACTGAGAAATACAATTTGACATCTTTGGACAACCTTTATTCTCACCTGACCAACACGAGCATTAATAAGTTTGGCCCCTTCTACacaacagacaaagagagagtgggacaaGGATGTAAGTGGACTATGAGTAAATTCCGCTGCTTTCTTCATAGCCAAGGTATCAATGAACTGTTCCTCTGGCAaaagatcaacaacattgtcacACTAACTTTGCTCACCATAGCCCCTTCCGTACCTTCCAGTCCCAACAGTGTTGAGCTCTTTGGGTTTGACATCCTAATTGATGCCAAATATAAGCCATGGCTACTAGAGGTTAACTACAGCCCTGCTCTCACCATCGACTGCCAAGTAGACGTGACAGTCAAGAAAGTACTTCTCAATGATCTGGTTGATCTGATGAACTACAAGTCCATGGACAGCGTTAGACAGAGAGGATATCTCAAACAGAAGTACAAACGCCCCTGCTATCTAGGCAGCCAGTCTCTGCGGTCCCCAGTGCTCCCCAAGTCTACGTGTGAGCACCACCCAGGAAACAAGAAAAGTCACAGCATCCATTCTACGTTTTCTGACAGTATGAGATACTTTCCATCAGTTGAGATGAACCGGATCCGCACTGCAAGGAATTCCATAAGCAACACCAAGGGCTCGGCTCTGAATCCAATACTCATCCCACATTCAAAGACTGCAGCTGTAACTGGAAACAGAAAGACACATCCAGTGCTCTCACAGATGACAGAGGCCATCCAGTGGTCTGAGGTTTCAGACATAGAGTCAGAGTTTGATGACAGAAACCTGTCCACACGTGTTAGCCCATGGCAGGCCTCAAGGCAACCAGCCGGGGGCTGCTGTAAGCTACCTGCCATTCACATTCAAAAGTACAAGACTCCTAAATTCCCATGGGACCCTAAAAGCCAAGATAAGAGCACCCCACCACTCCGTGTGGGAGACTTCATACTGACGTTTCCTTTTAATGAGGTCACACTGAAGGCGTCGTGGGACAAGCTCAACGTTAAGACTGCAGTCCACGAGGTTCACAAGCTCATCAGCCAGCTAGCATCAGGATGTAGCCACAAACAGAAGAGAGGGACGGAAGATGAGTTGGATAAATGCAAAGAGAAAAAGGATTTTGGGTCTTTGTTTTGGGGACCTACTAACCCTCCTCTACTTAGTGAGTGCCACTTGTCAAACTAA
- the si:ch211-140l13.3 gene encoding centromere protein J isoform X1, producing the protein MSGNSTHTTHKGINNDVCEEIHYPDGKIEQLLTNGWRVFTFRNGTRKEITADQKSVTVTFFNGDVKHILADGKVVYYYADAQTTHTTYPTGLEVLQFPNKQMEKHHPDGRREIVFPDQTIKYLYPDGREESIFPDGTVVKLSESGEKTVEFNNGQREIHTSQYKRREYPDGTLKTVYSNGRQETKFPSGRVRIKNKDGIIIIDKK; encoded by the exons ATGAGTGGTAACTccacccacacaacacacaagGGCATAAACAATGACGTGTGTGAAGAAATACACTATCCAGATGGTAAG ATAGAACAACTTCTCACCAATGGCTGGCGTGTATTTACATTCCGCAATGGAACTAGAAAAGAGATCACTGCTGACCAGAAGTCCGTAACTGTCACATTCTTCAACGGAGATGTCAAACACATACTGGCAGATGGGAAAGTG GTGTACTACTATGCTGATGCACAGACAACTCACACCACATACCCAACTGGTTTGGAGGTCCTGCAGTTTCCAAACAAGCAGATGG AGAAACACCACCCTGATGGAAGGAGGGAGATCGTTTTCCCAGATCAGACGATAAAGTACCTCTATCCTGACGGCAGAGAGGAGAGCATCTTCCCAGATGGAACAGTGGTCAAGCTCTCAGA AAGTGGGGAGAAAACAGTGGAGTTCAACAATGGCCAAAGAGAGATCCATACGTCCCAGTACAAGCGGAGGGAATACCCTGATGGAACATTGAAGACGGTGTATTCTAATGGAAGGCAAGAGACCAAGTTCCCCTCGGGCAGAGTACGCATTAAAAACAAGGATGGCATTATCATAATAGACAAGAAATGA
- the si:ch211-140l13.3 gene encoding centromere protein J isoform X2, with protein sequence MTCVKKYTIQMIEQLLTNGWRVFTFRNGTRKEITADQKSVTVTFFNGDVKHILADGKVVYYYADAQTTHTTYPTGLEVLQFPNKQMEKHHPDGRREIVFPDQTIKYLYPDGREESIFPDGTVVKLSESGEKTVEFNNGQREIHTSQYKRREYPDGTLKTVYSNGRQETKFPSGRVRIKNKDGIIIIDKK encoded by the exons ATGACGTGTGTGAAGAAATACACTATCCAGATG ATAGAACAACTTCTCACCAATGGCTGGCGTGTATTTACATTCCGCAATGGAACTAGAAAAGAGATCACTGCTGACCAGAAGTCCGTAACTGTCACATTCTTCAACGGAGATGTCAAACACATACTGGCAGATGGGAAAGTG GTGTACTACTATGCTGATGCACAGACAACTCACACCACATACCCAACTGGTTTGGAGGTCCTGCAGTTTCCAAACAAGCAGATGG AGAAACACCACCCTGATGGAAGGAGGGAGATCGTTTTCCCAGATCAGACGATAAAGTACCTCTATCCTGACGGCAGAGAGGAGAGCATCTTCCCAGATGGAACAGTGGTCAAGCTCTCAGA AAGTGGGGAGAAAACAGTGGAGTTCAACAATGGCCAAAGAGAGATCCATACGTCCCAGTACAAGCGGAGGGAATACCCTGATGGAACATTGAAGACGGTGTATTCTAATGGAAGGCAAGAGACCAAGTTCCCCTCGGGCAGAGTACGCATTAAAAACAAGGATGGCATTATCATAATAGACAAGAAATGA
- the LOC118936347 gene encoding uncharacterized protein LOC118936347: protein MSAEIPMDNNSLRTWSSGGSFEPEADLGQVQRQEPHNTGTHDMDNQRTHLNPHAAELGSSPLSPSHSLSHDAVLIENPQEDASSLQTTRQLMLQRALQQGPGQQEQLIQQQVEQLHRIIQEQSRLLSLMGPGLLLSPSLSAQWLGLMPALAAGVDTSGLSANPQRSNPRSNVYASPPSGDGWLPKTGPVLTHSLHESILPNKDGREQRNLSPIKEEAAEQGEDKEVCTVSPFGTRRQPPRSPEDRPIRPAVKEREKTFQEFVEEQLKVDEYAQQNNKQDSREARRVTERRYFLKKGKGVSRIERGKDSVQQKTWRRASLSLSQQPRKVSYGSQQRRSSAPSLQLSDRTRLRVKPLLISQRSCPALSESWEKTTGPATRERDNRVNQTARQDRTPKPTENTQSKASENTASSVDTRDRRDLLGVTTSRKRLVRSPSLTSVELSDEVVSQNHVYAAMRDLVHEQLEVKEPHLALQPFDSTAQPNNMGQPNVKAQAVNVGFKTVNDHIVRVTENGPVSSENADGKKVTHSNFTNISKSQSGSTAVMSLLSLSSSNSDEDNPNSQCHQQPTLPSPPRLGHKDQNLDLSDGDYASDAPSEAGDILPSRPFPTHGPTLHHHHPSSSCSSSDSETELRDINWHKTEPRPLYPQSARKTSTERALPLGSSSSRGTDIKSKRPSSAELKPSMVPKVTSRTKETVKSRHHQGFKLANQTVSKPHSGIKAEENHDLLDKMKTEQERAMELLRKRMDQIECCDRDGHHSSYGSPFTHTEGQVLKNQPFSAKLDVGDGQDLRQHILALQEQFSSRESHWSQAHHLLQNQVEALTRENVELRDKLSAPEHSHQVAGSSPDTATASHIGAESAVSEDIHRATSQRIRERRSSSCSSHSGNPARRSTVGSFPAAKSKVQIPDQRKLSHMVSEPAPSVVHSRSATPAFNKPPVQKRFGSVSGKGDGGERSTEQERHTIGQQILKLRVRTQGNEA, encoded by the exons ATGTCAGCTGAAATCCCCATGGACAACAATAGCCTGAGAACATGGTCATCAGGTGGATCGTTTGAGCCAGAGGCAGACCTGGGCCAGGTACAACGACAGGAGCCACATAACACTGGAACACATGACATGGATAACCAGAGGACCCACCTGAACCCTCATGCAGCTGAGCTAGGCTCTAGTCCCCTGTCTCCATCCCATTCACTGAGCCATGATGCTGTTCTTATAGAAAACCCACAGGAGGATGCCTCATCATTACAAACTACACGACAACTAATGCTACAGAGAGCTCTCCAGCAG GGCCCAGGGCAACAGGAGCAGCTAATTCAACAGCAGGTGGAGCAGCTACACAGAATTATACAGGAGCAGAGCAGACTCCTCTCCCTCATGGGGCCAG GACTGCtgttatccccctctctctctgcccagtggctgggcctgatgCCTGCTCTGGCTGCTGGAGTGGATACCTCTGGTCTCTCTGCCAATCCACAGAGGTCCAATCCGAGATCAAACGTTTACGCTTCACCTCCCTCAGGAGATGGATGGCTGCCTAAGACGGGTCCTGTTCTGACACATTCCCTCCATG AGAGCATTCTTCCAAATAAAGATGGAAGAGAGCAGAGGAACCTCTCTCCTATCAAAGAGGAAGCTGCAGAGCAGGGGGAAGACAAAGAAGTCTGTACTGTCAGCCCATTTGGGACACGTAGACAGCCACCCAGAAGCCCAGAGGACAG ACCCATTAGGCCTGctgtcaaagagagagagaaaacatttcaGGAATTTGTGGAGGAACAGCTGAAAGTTGATGAATATGCACAGCAAAACAACAAGCAG GACAGCAGGGAGGCCAGGAGAGTCACAGAGAGAAGATACTTCCTAAAGAAAGGGAAGGGCGTGTCCAGGATAGAGAGGGGTAAGGACAGTGTGCAGCAGAAGACCTGGCGCAGGGCCTCCCTCTCACTCAGCCAGCAGCCCAGGAAGGTGAGTTATGGCAGCCAGCAGAGACGCTCATCAGCCCCCTCCCTGCAGCTCAGTGACAGGACCAGACTCAGGGTCAAGCCTTTACTGATCTCCCAGAGGAGCTGCCCTGCTCTTTCTGAGTCCTGGGAAAAGACAACAGGACCTGCCAcacgagagagagacaacagagttAATCAAACGGCCAGACAGGATAGGACACCAAAGCCCACAGAAAATACTCAAAGCAAGGCCTCTGAAAACACTGCATCTAGTGTTGATACTAGAGACAGGAGAGATCTGTTGGGCGTTACAACATCCCGTAAACGGCTTGTGAGATCGCCGAGTTTGACCTCCGTGGAGCTAAGTGATGAGGTGGTGTCACAGAATCATGTGTATGCTGCTATGAGGGACCTTGTCCATGAACAACTTGAGGTGAAGGAGCCACATTTGGCATTGCAGCCTTTTGATAGTACTGCACAACCAAACAACATGGGCCAACCTAATGTCAAAGCTCAGGCAGTAAATGTTGGCTTCAAGACAGTCAACGACCACATAGTTAGAGTCACTGAAAATGGGCCGGTCTCATCAGAGAATGCAGATGGGAAAAAGGTCACACACTCCAATTTCACCAATATTTCAAAATCTCAAAGCGGGTCTACAGCAGTGATGTCTCTCCTATCTCTGAGTAGTTCTAACAGTGACGAGGACAACCCTAACTCTCAGTGCCACCAGCAGCCCACCCTCCCGTCTCCCCCACGGCTCGGACACAAGGACCAGAACCTGGACCTGTCCGATGGTGACTACGCCAGCGATGCCCCCAGCGAGGCTGGGGATATTCTGCCCTCCAGACCTTTTCCCACCCACGGACCcactctccaccaccaccacccatctAGCTCCTGCTCCAGCAGTGACAGTGAAACAGAGCTCCGGGACATAAACTGGCACAAGACAGAACCACGTCCATTATACCCACAGTCTGCAAGGAAAACAAGCACAGAGAGAGCCCTGCCACtggggagcagcagcagcaggggaACAGACATAAAGTCAAAACGTCCCTCCTCTGCAGAGCTCAAACCCAGCATGGTCCCTAAAGTAACATCTAGAACTAAAGAGACCGTAAAGAGCAGACATCACCAGGGTTTCAAGCTGG CAAATCAGACCGTGTCAAAGCCACACAGCGGAATAAAAGCAGAAGAGAATCATGATTTGTTGGACAAGATGAAAACGGAACAAGAGAGAGCAATGGAACTCCTCAG AAAGAGAATGGACCAAATAGAGTGCTGTGACAGAGATGGCCACCACAGcagttatggatccccattcaccCATACAGAAGGCCAGGTGTTGAAGAATCAACCGTTTTCTGCTAAACTAGACGTTGGTGATGGTCAG GATCTCAGGCAGCATATTCTAGCTCTTCAGGAGCAGTTCTCTAGTCGGGAGTCCCACTGGTCCCAGGCTCATCACCTGCTGCAGAACCAAGTGGAAGCCCTGACCAGAGAGAATGTGGAGCTGCGTGACAAGCTCAGTGCTCCTGAACACAGCCACCAAGTGGCAGGGAGTAGTCCTGACACAGCCACTGCATCTCACATAGGGGCAGAGAGCGCT GTGTCTGAGGATATTCATAGAGCTACTAGTCAGAGGATAAGGGAGAGGAGATCTTCAAGTTGTTCCAGTCACAGTGGAAACCCAGCCAGAAGGTCAACAGTTGGCAGTTTTCCAGCTGCAAAGTCCAAGGTGcag ATTCCTGATCAAAGAAAATTGTCACATATGGTTTCTGAACCAGCTCCTTCAGTCGTCCACAGCAGAAGTGCTACTCCTGCATTCAACAAACCACCTGTCCAGAaga GGTTTGGGTCGGTCAGTGGAAAAGGAGACGGAGGCGAAAGGTCGACAGAGCAGGAGCGCCACACCATCGGTCAGCAAATACTCAAGCTCAGAGTCAGAACACAGGGTAATGAAGCCTAG
- the gpr31 gene encoding LOW QUALITY PROTEIN: 12-(S)-hydroxy-5,8,10,14-eicosatetraenoic acid receptor (The sequence of the model RefSeq protein was modified relative to this genomic sequence to represent the inferred CDS: inserted 4 bases in 4 codons; substituted 2 bases at 2 genomic stop codons): MPTVDDDQPSKNCTAENLPLCYFYPSVMIVKFFLALQLNLSVLYXFIFKIKFWKSNSNNIXGEWRSTEGGTXLFLNXGASIAFLTGISVDPYFNVVHPGKNYFLKVFKKSPHISVIVWLLLFPLNILAMLKTFECCNSYVCKNDTLVEDVTDTLREVVFFAQILLPFFLLVXCTVHNVNTLKKKXGDRTKQCRAVFLVTSVVLVFSFYFLPCTIATMVLLIVRVENLPRAEDIAVFDGLMVLSYMDCLVDPIVYCLSSTKFKSLDLTTYCPCLKIGESTNSSGNNSNSKRSNNVTQHSRLNTYKKIGNELLFYDCIKTVCSHPETFMLVC, from the exons ATGCCTACTGTGGATGACGATCAGCCGAGTAAGAACTGCACAGCAGAGAACCTACCACTGTGTTATTTCTACCCCTCTGTGATGATTGTGAAATTCTTCCTGGCTCTACAGCTCAACCTCTCAGTGCTTT CTTTTATATTCAAAATTAAGTTCTGGAAATCTAACAGCAACAACA AAGGGGAGTGGCGGAGTACAGAGGGTGGAA TACTGTTTCTGAACTGAGGTGCCAGTATCGCCTTCCTGACTGGGATTTCAGTTGATCCTTACTTTAATGTAGTTCATCCTGGGAAAAATTACTTCCTTAAGGTCTTTAAAAAGTCTCCTCATATCTCTGTCATCGTCTGGCTACTGCTGTTCCCCCTGAATATCCTAGCCATGCTGAAGACCTTTGAGTGCTGTAACAGTTATGTGTGTAAAAATGACACTCTGGTCGAGGACGTTACTGACACTTTGAGAGAGGTTGTGTTTTTCGCCCAGAttctcctccctttctttctgtTGGTCTAATGCACGGTCCACAATGTCAACACACTCAAAAAGA CAGGGGATAGGACCAAGCAGTGTCGAGCAGTGTTTCTGGTCACCTCAGTTGTCCTGGTCTTCTCTTTCTATTTCCTGCCTTGTACCATAGCTACAATGGTTCTGTTGATTGTGAGAGTTGAGAATTTACCCAGAGCAGAAGATATAGCTGTCTTTGACGGTCTCATGGTTTTATCCTACATGGATTGTCTAGTGGACCCAATTGTGTACTGCTTAAGCAGCACTAAGTTCAAAAGCCTCGACCTGACAACTTATTGCCCCTGTCTAAAAATAGGTGAAAGCACAAACTCGTCAGGAAACAACTCAAATTCAAAACGCAGCAACAATGTAACGCAGCATAGTAGGTTAAATACCTATAAAAAAATAGGAAATGAATTACTGTTTTATGACTGCATTAAGACTGTTTGTTCTCATCCTGAAACATTTATGTTAGTTTGCTAA